From the genome of Colius striatus isolate bColStr4 chromosome 15, bColStr4.1.hap1, whole genome shotgun sequence, one region includes:
- the RHO gene encoding rhodopsin, giving the protein MNGTEGQDFYVPMSNKTGVVRSPFEYPQYYLAEPWKFSALAAYMFMLILLGFPVNFLTLYVTIQHKKLRTPLNYILLNLAVADLFMVFGGFTTTMYTSMNGYFVFGVTGCYIEGFFATLGGEIALWSLVVLAIERYVVVCKPMSNFRFGESHAIMGVAFTWLMALACAAPPLFGWSRYIPEGMQCSCGIDYYTLKPEINNESFVIYMFVVHFMIPLMVIFFCYGNLVCTVKEAAAQQQESATTQKAEKEVTRMVIIMVVAFLICWVPYASVAFYIFTNQGSDFGPIFMTIPAFFAKSSAIYNPVIYIVMNKQFRNCMITTLCCGKNPLGDEDTSAGKTETSSVSTSQVSPA; this is encoded by the exons ATGAACGGGACGGAAGGACAAGACTTCTACGTGCCCATGTCCAACAAGACCGGGGTGGTGCGGAGCCCTTTCGAGTACCCCCAGTACTACCTGGCTGAGCCCTGGAAGTTCTCGGCGCTGGCTGCCTACATGTTCATGCTGATCCTGCTCGGCTTCCCCGTCAACTTCCTCACGCTCTACGTCACCATCCAGCACAAGAAGCTCCGGACGCCGCTGAACTACATCCTCCTGAACCTGGCGGTCGCCGACCTCTTCATGGTGTTTGGCGGCTTCACGACCACCATGTACACGTCCATGAACGGGTACTTTGTCTTTGGAGTAACGGGCTGCTACATCGAGGGCTTCTTCGCCACACTGGGCG GTGAAATTGCTCTCTGGTCACTGGTTGTCCTGGCTATCGAGAGATACGTGGTGGTCTGCAAGCCCATGAGCAACTTCCGCTTTGGGGAGAGCCACGCCATCATGGGCGTCGCGTTCACCTGGCTGATGGCGCTGGCCtgcgccgccccgccgctctTCGGCTGGTCCAG GTACATCCCCGAGGGCATGCAGTGCTCATGTGGGATCGACTACTACACTCTGAAGCCAGAGATCAACAACGAGTCCTTTGTCATCTACATGTTTGTGGTTCATTTCATGATCCCGCTGATGGTCATCTTCTTCTGCTATGGGAACCTGGTGTGCACTGTCAAGGAG gctgctgcccagcagcaggagtCTGCCACCACccagaaggcagagaaggaagTGACCCGCATGGTCATCATCATGGTTGTCGCCTTCCTGATCTGCTGGGTGCCCTACGCCAGCGTCGCTTTCTACATCTTCACCAACCAGGGCTCAGACTTCGGGCCCATCTTCATGACCATCCCGGCTTTCTTTGCCAAGAGCTCTGCCATCTACAACCCCGTGATTTACATCGTTATGAACAAACAG TTCCGTAACTGCATGATCACGACCCTCTGCTGTGGCAAAAACCCGCTGGGTGACGAGGACACATCTGCTGGCAAGACAGAGACCTCCTCTGTGTCCACCAGCCAGGTCTCTCCCGCGTAG